The Glycine soja cultivar W05 chromosome 6, ASM419377v2, whole genome shotgun sequence genome has a window encoding:
- the LOC114416961 gene encoding G-type lectin S-receptor-like serine/threonine-protein kinase At4g27290 has translation MVRSIIMLCIWFFIFFDQPGTSTLIDSLAAGQSIRDGETLVSAGGITKVGFFSPGNSTRRYLGIWYTNVSPITVVWVANRNSPLENNSGVLKLNEKGILELLNGKNSTIWSSNISSKAVNYPIAQLLDSGNFVVKYGQEITNEDSVLWQSFDYPCDSLMPRMKLGWNLETGLERYLSSWRSVDDPALGEYTVKIDLRGYPQIIKFKGPDIVSRAGSWNGLSTVGNPGSTRSQKMVINEKEVYFEFELPDRSEFGISSLTPSGTSLILYWTTQRSTRQAVLSNADKDQCGSYAFCGANSICIYDGNVPTCECLRGYAPKHPDQWNIAIWSDGCVPRNKSNCTNSYTDGFLKYTNMKLPDTSSSWFSKTMNLDECQKSCLKNCSCTAYANLDIRDGGSGCLLWFNTLVDLRNFSELGQDFYIRLSASELDHGDQRKINKKIVAIAVGATIFGLIITCVCILVIKNPGAARKIYNKHYRNILRKEDIDLPTFSFSVLANATENFSTKNKLGEGGYGPVYKGKLLDGKELAVKRLSKKSGQGLEEFTNEVALISKLQHRNLVKLLGCCIEGEEKILIYEYMPNHSLDYFVFDESKRKLLDWDKRFDIISGIARGLLYLHQDSRLRIIHRDLKTSNILLDENLDPKISDFGLARSFLGDQVEANTNRVAGTYGYMPPEYAARGHFSVKSDVFSYGVIVLEIVTGKKNREFSDPECYNNLLGHAWRLWTEEMALELLDEVLGEQCTPSEVIRCVQVGLLCVQQRPQDRPNMSSVVLMLNGEKLLPKPKVPGFYTEAEVTSEANNSLGNPRLCSVNELSITMFDAR, from the exons ATGGTGCGTAGCATTATAATGTTATGTATTTGGTTCTTCATATTCTTCGACCAGCCGGGAACTTCCACTTTAATAGACAGTTTGGCAGCGGGTCAATCTATTCGAGATGGTGAGACTTTGGTTTCAGCAGGTGGAATTACCAAAGTAGGCTTCTTTAGCCCGGGAAATTCAACAAGACGATACTTGGGTATATGGTACACAAATGTATCCCCTATAACTGTGGTGTGGGTGGCTAACCGAAATTCACCTCTTGAGAATAACTCAGGAGTCCTCAAACTCAATGAAAAAGGGATTCTTGAGCTTCTCAATGGTAAAAACAGCACCATTTGGTCATCCAATATATCAAGCAAAGCAGTTAATTATCCAATTGCACAGCTCTTGGATTCAGGAAATTTTGTAGTGAAATATGGACAGGAAATTACCAATGAGGACAGCGTCTTGTGGCAGAGTTTTGATTATCCATGTGATTCTTTGATGCCAAGAATGAAACTTGGATGGAACTTAGAGACTGGTCTAGAAAGATATTTATCATCTTGGAGAAGTGTTGACGATCCTGCTTTGGGAGAATATACTGTCAAAATTGATCTAAGGGGATATCCTCAAATTATTAAATTCAAGGGACCTGATATAGTATCTAGAGCAGGTTCATGGAATGGCTTGTCGACTGTTGGAAATCCGGGTTCCACTCGTTCACAAAAAATGGTGATCAATGAAAAAGAGGTGTATTTTGAGTTCGAACTTCCTGATAGATCAGAATTCGGCATATCTTCATTGACCCCTTCAGGCACATCGCTGATTTTATATTGGACAACTCAAAGAAGCACCCGGCAAGCTGTCTTGTCAAATGCGGACAAAGATCAATGTGGGAGTTATGCTTTTTGTGGTGCAAATTCTATATGCATTTATGATGGTAACGTTCCAACTTGTGAATGCCTGAGAGGATATGCTCCCAAGCATCCTGATCAATGGAATATAGCAATTTGGTCAGATGGCTGTGTTCCAAGGAATAAATCTAATTGCACAAACAGTTATACAGACGGCTTCTTGAAGTACACAAACATGAAATTGCCAGACACCTCTTCATCATGGTTTAGTAAGACCATGAACCTTGATGAGTGTCAGAAGTCATGTCTTAAAAATTGTTCTTGTACAGCATATGCAAATTTAGATATCCGTGATGGAGGAAGTGGCTGTCTACTTTGGTTTAATACTCTAGTTGACCTGAGGAATTTCTCTGAATTGGGACAAGACTTTTATATCAGACTCTCTGCTTCAGAATTAG ATCATGGTGACCAaagaaaaatcaacaaaaagatTGTAGCAATAGCTGTTGGTGCGACTATCTTTGGATTAATTATCACATGTGTATGTATATTGGTAATTAAAAATCCAG GGGCTGCaagaaaaatttacaataaacatTACAGAAATATACTAAGGAAGGAAGACATTGATTTGCCAACTTTCAGTTTTTCAGTCTTAGCTAATGCAACTGAAAACTTTTCAACCAAAAACAAGCTTGGAGAAGGTGGCTATGGACCCGTATACAAG GGCAAACTGTTAGATGGGAAAGAGTTAGCTGTGAAAAGGCTTTCAAAGAAGTCTGGACAAGGGTTGGAAGAGTTCACAAATGAAGTGGCATTGATTTCCAAACTTCAGCACCGTAATCTTGTAAAGCTTCTTGGTTGCTGCattgaaggagaagaaaaaattttgatttatgaataCATGCCCAACCACAGCTTGGACTACTTTGTCTTTG ATGAATCGAAAAGGAAATTGCTAGATTGGGATAAGCGTTTCGATATTATCAGTGGCATTGCTCGAGGACTTCTGTATCTTCATCAAGACTCTAGGTTGAGGATTATTCACAGAGATCTAAAAACTAGCAATATTTTACTAGATGAAAATTTGGATCCCAAAATATCTGACTTTGGTTTGGCTCGTTCATTTTTGGGGGATCAAGTTGAAGCAAACACAAATAGGGTGGCTGGAACATA tgGTTACATGCCTCCTGAGTACGCTGCACGTGGGCATTTCTCGGTGAAATCAGATGTCTTTAGTTATGGTGTGATAGTACTTGAGATTGTTACTGGGAAGAAAAACAGAGAATTTTCAGACCCAGAATGCTACAATAATCTTCTTGGACAT gcATGGAGATTATGGACTGAAGAGATGGCACTGGAACTACTCGATGAAGTGTTGGGAGAACAATGCACACCCAGTGAAGTTATACGATGTGTACAGGTAGGCCTATTATGTGTGCAACAAAGACCACAAGATAGGCCAAACATGTCGTCAGTGGTATTAATGTTGAATGGTGAAAAACTATTGCCAAAGCCAAAGGTTCCTGGATTTTACACTGAAGCAGAGGTTACATCTGAAGCAAATAATTCATTGGGAAATCCCAGACTGTGCTCAGTTAATGAACTTTCTATCACTATGTTCGATGCAAGATAG